In Coleofasciculus chthonoplastes PCC 7420, the sequence CGTTGAAACCCACTCTAGCCAAGGCTTCCGCATCATCACCTAATCCACAGCCAATAACTAAAGCCGAGCGATGATTCCCTTGGGGCTGATTTTTATTTAGCCAATCTTGGAAATAGGGATGGGGTTTTAAACGCGCCCACGGTACTTGATCGGGATCACGATTGGCTTGGGAATATAAGCGATCAAACCATCCAGAGGGATCGGATTTGTTTAGCGCTTCTGTTGCCAATAATTTGACTTTCTGCCGTAATCCTTCGGGTTGTTTTTCAAACATCAAACAGTCTCCAAGGGGGATAAGGGGGGATGGAGAGGGCTGGACCATTGGTGTCAACTTAAGCGCTAAAAGCAGGGGAAGCAGGGGGAGCAGGGGGAGCAGGGGAAGCGGGGGAAGTAAGAGAATGCTCTTGCGGATTGCTCTTTCTCCTGTAATAGCTTAGGGAGAAGCAACACGATTAGTTTGTGTTGAACGGCTCGAAACCTTAATTGGCAAGGGTTGTGGCTTAAGTTGACACGGATAGGGCTGGACTAAACCCTACCTATGCGGCATGTAACTCCATCTGACTCCCTAAAATCTGCTGAATCTTCTGATGTAACTCGGCTTGGGTATGAGGTTGAAGCATTTCCAAAGACGCCAGTAACCGTTGCCTATCGGAGAAGGGTAACATTGCCATCAACTCGTCCGCCTCTTCTAGCATACGCTCTTGGGCTTCTGGAATTAGGTTCATCCAATTCGATAACAGCAAGTTACGCTCTATAATTGTTAATTTCCACTGATATTCAGGCATCCTGATCGGCTCCTCTATTCCTTCGTTTTCCTTTGTTCAGGATTTACTGGTGTGGATCAGGATGCTTTGCTGGTTAACTCACAACTCTCTCATCTTCCCGACTTCGTACCGCTTCGCTAACATTTTCCTCGTCTCCTATAACCGATGTATCAATCATCCCACTCGTTCCGGAATCAGGCTCATTCTCGGATAACCGATTTCCTCGCCCAATCTCTCGCATTTTCCATATAAATCAGTATCCGTTTCCAATATTTTTTCCAGTCTCCCTCTATCTTTAAGCAGTTTTTGACCGTCTCTAGGTAGAAAATAGTCGTGCGGCGTTCATCATTGTCAGGGCATCGCTCCAAAATCAGATTGTAGAGCTGCTGCCAATGATATTGCCAGTTGCCTTGCTCCGGATGGAAAATTGCCTCAAACAGGTTTCGCCAGAAAAACTCAATCGTGCCAATATCCTTAAGATGTTCTGGCGTTGGTTTATCCCAGCCAGTATGGCGAGCGCGTAAATCACTAATCGGCGGCAGATGTCCGCTCATAGATAACAAGGGGGCTAAAATCACTGATGCATATTTTACCTGTACCCAGAGATAATGGGATGGTGGATGACAATAGGGTACGGAAGCAGAGGGAGCTGGGGAAGCTGGGGGAGCTGGGGGAGCTGGGGAAGCAGAGGGAGCTGGGGAAGCTGGGGAAGCAGAGGGAGCTGGGGAAGCAGAGGGAGCTGGGGAAGCTGGGGGAGAAAAAATGAAATTAGGGATCGCTGCGAGCAGTATTGGGTAACGTGGGATATATTACCCGTGCGGCAAGATCTCAGTTAAAAGCCATCTAACTTGCCCAACTAAAAAACAGCGCGGCTAGGATAATCAAGCCCAAAAGCGCTAGAGGAACCCAGAGATTCGCCAGCTCAATCATCGCTTTACCTCGTGAGACCCCAACCTCAGCGAAGCAGGTTGGGAAGAGATAGAGGTCAAACCGTGCCACTCACTTCGACTTCGCGGCAATTGAGCCTGTCGAAATTCAGTGTGGTGAGGTTTGACAATCCAACTGTTGATACCAGTCCGGTATTTCGCTGCAACAATTGGACTTTTTTGGCAGTGAACTGTCCCAACCGTTTCCAGTTAGCGTCACTCACCGAAACTTTGGTTTTGGTGTCACCGGAAACGTAACCGTAGTAGGTGATGCCTGCTTTTTCAGCCTTGACATAATCGCCCTTCCTTAACCCACTGTGGCGAGTAACCGTGCCACCATAGTTTCGCCGCAGCCCTCCCTTGCTGGGAATCATTAGGTGTAGTTGGCGGCGGCAAATTGGGGGGCGGCTGATTACCGCAAATTGACAGGGTGTTACCGCTATTCCACCATTGAAGGTGCCACTTCTCCCTTTGATTTGGCGATACCGCATGAACTGGGAAGCGGCGAGGCAAATACCATCAACAGCATGGGCGGCGGGTGACTCTTCAGCCTTGTTCTTGGACTTGGGCAAGCCAAGGTACTGTCTTAGGGTTGAGGTGTGCCATCCCTCTTGGGTGTGGACGGTGTAGCCAGCTTGTTCTAACTGTTCAATCTGCCAATACTGCCCGACCATCGCGGGACTAAACCCTTTGTCCCCTCTGGCTTTAATCACCTCAACGACAATGTCCTGGAACGGGTAGACTCGCGATAGCTCTTGAATTACCCTTAGCGCTAACTGCTTATTAGCCCGGATGCTAGGCGGTATTTTGTTGCCCCTGCGGTTATTGAATCGGTGCTGGCGGTGACTGCGTTGATCAAAGGGTAACTTCCGGTTAATCCGTCGCCCTCGCCGTCCCCGTC encodes:
- a CDS encoding RRXRR domain-containing protein, whose protein sequence is MIRVPVLSPKGKPLMPAKASRVRRWLKAGKAKVVHNDLGIFQVQLTQPPSGEETQDIVAGIDPGKLFTGIAIQSAKTTLFLAHLKLVFKNVTKRMNQRAMMRRGRRGRRINRKLPFDQRSHRQHRFNNRRGNKIPPSIRANKQLALRVIQELSRVYPFQDIVVEVIKARGDKGFSPAMVGQYWQIEQLEQAGYTVHTQEGWHTSTLRQYLGLPKSKNKAEESPAAHAVDGICLAASQFMRYRQIKGRSGTFNGGIAVTPCQFAVISRPPICRRQLHLMIPSKGGLRRNYGGTVTRHSGLRKGDYVKAEKAGITYYGYVSGDTKTKVSVSDANWKRLGQFTAKKVQLLQRNTGLVSTVGLSNLTTLNFDRLNCREVEVSGTV